From Fervidobacterium sp., the proteins below share one genomic window:
- a CDS encoding DUF4897 domain-containing protein has protein sequence MTNRTMIYILIFVVVFFLLVDIVTLMTRRPNFEVVFYDSDVYAGYSDMATITTISGLRFKNENKKNEYIKTYQETSKQTFERYFSQISKEIGRSISVVDISFRWREREGILEITEQVTLKGLVEQKNGIYTISMGNIQMNPVNNSNLRFRIPTDAVLEHIEPTPTSHNKNLVIWSGKDIQYFPKVSYKRGER, from the coding sequence TTGACAAATAGAACCATGATTTATATTTTGATTTTTGTGGTTGTATTTTTCTTGCTGGTAGATATAGTTACACTTATGACACGCAGACCAAACTTTGAAGTTGTTTTTTATGACTCAGACGTTTATGCAGGATATTCTGATATGGCGACCATAACTACAATAAGTGGTCTGAGGTTCAAAAACGAGAATAAGAAGAACGAATACATAAAGACTTACCAAGAAACATCAAAGCAAACTTTTGAGAGATACTTTTCTCAAATATCAAAAGAAATTGGAAGAAGTATATCGGTAGTTGACATCAGCTTTCGATGGAGAGAAAGAGAAGGAATTTTAGAGATAACAGAACAAGTTACTTTGAAAGGACTTGTTGAACAAAAGAATGGAATTTACACGATAAGTATGGGAAACATACAGATGAATCCAGTTAATAATTCTAATCTGAGATTTCGTATTCCTACTGATGCGGTTTTAGAACACATCGAACCAACACCAACTTCTCACAATAAAAATTTGGTAATCTGGTCAGGTAAAGACATTCAGTATTTTCCGAAAGTTAGTTATAAAAGGGGAGAAAGATAA
- a CDS encoding TrkH family potassium uptake protein, translating into MYNRYIKIFKAFSIIMIQYSFIALFPIIFCVFYPEELKHIYGFILTATISLSIYLIGYLVKIEDVGTINYKDGALLTIFTWIMVALLSAIPHMVEGRLNFSQAVFESVSGLTTTGLTMYTDVTKVSKLVLFWRSLTQYIGGAGFALLMLSMVIGPKGVGFYKAEGRADNLVPNLRRSTQIILQIYLAYTAFGTLALTLAGMNWFEALNHTMTALATGGFSTRNGSIGEFNSLAIEIIIIVLMYLGATGFAIHYAFWKGNWKSVLKNGEPWLMTSSIAIFSTVVAFNGVGKYFKDFLSGLRYSLFQITSAISGTGFQTLPLNEKKWLSFSPLMLSLIVLMIAGGQMDSTSGGVKQFRIWIILNTLSESVKGFLLPKSRVKTHVLYKGEQQLVLTSENIKEALLILFLYILSFIIGSFILTLHGYDLQRSMFEFASAMDGVGLSSGVTSPDMPLSAMWTLTLGMFTGRFEFLIIIYAFSRVFDDLRNKLKSWTLKKSKRLTREELN; encoded by the coding sequence TTGTACAATAGATACATCAAGATTTTCAAAGCCTTTTCTATAATAATGATCCAGTATTCATTCATAGCTTTATTTCCTATAATTTTTTGTGTTTTCTACCCCGAGGAGCTGAAACACATATATGGGTTCATATTAACAGCAACAATTTCACTTTCCATATATTTAATTGGTTACTTAGTTAAAATAGAAGACGTGGGTACAATAAATTACAAAGATGGTGCCTTACTAACTATTTTTACGTGGATTATGGTTGCCCTGTTATCTGCAATACCACACATGGTCGAAGGACGTTTAAATTTTTCCCAAGCAGTCTTTGAATCAGTAAGTGGGCTAACAACGACTGGTCTAACGATGTACACTGATGTGACAAAAGTATCCAAATTAGTATTGTTTTGGCGTTCCTTAACTCAGTATATTGGTGGTGCTGGATTTGCACTTTTGATGCTTTCAATGGTTATAGGACCCAAGGGTGTTGGATTTTACAAAGCAGAGGGACGTGCCGACAATTTGGTACCAAATCTTAGACGTTCAACACAAATTATACTCCAGATTTATCTGGCTTACACTGCGTTTGGAACACTTGCTCTAACCTTAGCTGGTATGAATTGGTTTGAAGCACTTAATCACACAATGACCGCGCTTGCAACGGGGGGTTTTTCAACCAGAAATGGGAGTATAGGTGAATTTAACAGTCTTGCTATTGAGATAATAATCATTGTCCTTATGTACCTTGGAGCGACAGGCTTTGCAATTCATTATGCGTTTTGGAAAGGCAATTGGAAAAGTGTGCTCAAAAATGGTGAACCATGGTTAATGACATCCTCGATAGCGATTTTCAGCACTGTTGTGGCTTTTAATGGTGTGGGGAAGTATTTCAAAGATTTCCTAAGTGGGTTAAGGTATTCGCTTTTTCAAATAACATCAGCAATATCAGGTACAGGTTTTCAAACACTTCCGCTCAACGAAAAAAAGTGGCTGAGTTTTTCACCACTGATGCTTTCTTTAATAGTTTTGATGATTGCTGGTGGTCAAATGGATTCAACATCGGGCGGAGTGAAACAATTCCGTATATGGATAATACTCAACACACTCAGTGAATCTGTGAAAGGATTTTTGTTACCAAAAAGCAGAGTGAAAACTCATGTTTTGTACAAAGGTGAGCAACAGTTAGTACTTACCTCGGAGAATATAAAAGAAGCTTTACTTATTTTGTTTTTGTACATACTTTCGTTCATAATTGGTTCTTTCATTCTCACTTTGCATGGATACGATTTGCAAAGATCTATGTTTGAGTTTGCATCAGCGATGGATGGTGTTGGTTTGTCAAGTGGTGTTACGTCGCCTGATATGCCTTTAAGTGCTATGTGGACACTCACACTCGGAATGTTTACTGGACGTTTTGAATTTTTAATCATAATATACGCATTTTCAAGGGTTTTTGATGACCTCAGAAATAAACTCAAATCCTGGACTTTGAAGAAATCTAAAAGGTTGACCAGGGAGGAGCTGAATTAA
- a CDS encoding TrkA family potassium uptake protein: MKVVIIGGERVPYFLAKKLVAQGYIVYFVNKNKELCEEYSRTLGAEIINGDGTDKSVLDQLQIEPDDIIVLLTERDRKNFFIARLVQEYYNVKNVVTLLNNSENEDLFERFGIRTLKVTDLIMSNIEPLLFENEVITALEDEANTKGASILRIDVDWDSKIARKNIRELSIPEGIMVVGIVRGDRFVIPRGETVIEPGDKLIIVCNDDKKEEAIEMFSL, translated from the coding sequence ATGAAAGTTGTTATAATTGGTGGTGAACGTGTTCCGTATTTTCTTGCCAAGAAACTTGTTGCGCAAGGATATATAGTGTATTTTGTGAATAAAAATAAGGAACTGTGCGAGGAATACTCAAGAACACTTGGTGCAGAGATAATAAACGGTGATGGAACTGATAAGTCTGTTTTGGATCAACTTCAAATAGAACCAGATGACATCATTGTATTACTGACCGAACGAGACAGAAAGAATTTCTTCATAGCAAGGCTGGTACAGGAATATTATAATGTAAAAAATGTTGTTACTTTATTGAACAACTCAGAAAACGAGGATTTATTTGAAAGATTCGGAATAAGGACACTTAAAGTTACGGATCTTATAATGAGTAATATTGAACCTCTGCTTTTCGAAAACGAAGTGATAACTGCTTTAGAAGATGAAGCTAATACAAAAGGTGCATCTATATTACGTATAGATGTGGATTGGGATTCTAAAATTGCTCGAAAGAATATTCGTGAGTTGAGTATTCCCGAAGGAATTATGGTTGTTGGAATAGTTAGAGGAGATAGGTTTGTTATTCCGCGTGGAGAAACGGTAATTGAACCTGGGGATAAATTGATAATTGTGTGCAACGATGATAAGAAAGAAGAAGCGATAGAAATGTTTAGTTTGTAA
- a CDS encoding TrkA family potassium uptake protein: protein MKSINYKFYVIVIGCGKIGLEVALRLSHIGFNVTIIDKNPDSLSRLPEDYGGFIIVGDATERETMERAKASKADMLIATTEDDTTNYFVCLVGAKIYGIPSIISLVNNRENVQLFERSGINIISPINLAVENFERTILEGLEHSLDYMVGDKK, encoded by the coding sequence TTGAAATCGATTAACTATAAATTTTATGTCATAGTTATAGGATGTGGAAAAATAGGCTTAGAAGTTGCATTGAGACTGTCGCACATAGGATTCAATGTCACTATTATAGATAAAAACCCAGATTCACTTTCAAGATTACCAGAAGATTATGGAGGTTTCATAATAGTTGGTGATGCAACAGAACGTGAAACAATGGAAAGGGCAAAGGCGTCGAAAGCAGACATGCTAATCGCAACAACGGAGGATGATACAACAAATTATTTCGTGTGTCTTGTTGGAGCAAAGATTTACGGTATTCCAAGTATTATCTCGCTTGTAAACAATAGGGAAAATGTTCAACTTTTCGAAAGAAGTGGTATTAATATAATATCTCCAATAAATCTTGCGGTAGAGAATTTTGAAAGAACTATACTTGAAGGGCTAGAACATTCGCTTGACTATATGGTTGGTGATAAGAAATGA
- a CDS encoding response regulator — protein MIDVLVVDDERHVRNLLIKMISSAYECSPMEAESVEEALQLCEKRRFDIITTDIRFGENDELTGIDFIKRLRLRGIFTPVLIISAYATAESISEVCRYAPVDYLAKPFTQDELKRKIKGLIDLRKDSFEKYLREAEGFIHSNFPGDLDKAEQIVRNMFSIMPSSPVPHYLMAEILEKRGNKELAQRHRDAGMALDVNKKGYRRGEEFEID, from the coding sequence GTGATTGATGTACTGGTGGTCGACGACGAGAGGCATGTTAGAAATTTGCTTATAAAGATGATCTCTTCTGCATATGAATGTTCACCTATGGAAGCGGAAAGTGTAGAAGAAGCGTTACAACTTTGCGAGAAAAGAAGATTTGATATAATAACAACAGATATAAGATTTGGAGAAAATGACGAGCTTACAGGAATAGACTTTATTAAAAGATTAAGACTCCGGGGAATATTTACACCAGTACTTATTATCTCTGCGTATGCTACAGCCGAAAGTATTTCAGAGGTGTGCAGGTATGCGCCCGTTGATTATCTTGCAAAACCATTTACACAAGATGAGTTGAAAAGAAAGATAAAAGGATTGATTGATCTGAGAAAAGATAGCTTTGAAAAATACTTAAGAGAAGCGGAAGGGTTTATTCACTCTAATTTTCCAGGTGATCTTGACAAGGCTGAACAAATAGTAAGGAATATGTTTTCCATAATGCCTTCTTCGCCTGTCCCACATTATCTAATGGCAGAAATACTTGAAAAAAGAGGGAATAAGGAACTTGCTCAGCGTCATAGAGATGCTGGAATGGCTTTAGACGTTAACAAAAAAGGCTATAGAAGAGGTGAGGAATTTGAAATCGATTAA
- a CDS encoding alpha-amylase family glycosyl hydrolase, with translation MHRHSSKTLLVFLIVIVQAFTVFADVATFLKGTWADRVLYMIMIDRFNDGDPSNNNQATVEYNPRDGAKYSGGDLKGIIDKINYIKGLGVDGIWITPPVANQWWDPWVNYGGYHGYWARDFKKVDEHFGNLQDYKNLADILHKNNMYLIQDIVVNHVGNYFRFRNGKFELNTGSIPTSAPTQYPFNLNNYNDPQQREKAIYHWTPDISNYNDPVQKLNYQMSGLDDLNTENPEVVKALKESYTYWIKEVGVDGFRVDTAMYVPKTFFDDFFKSADGVFSLKKDFIAFGETWLSSRPYESTSDYEISSYFEHGFNSMLDFTLMEEIRRVIKGGQPTDYLAYRLELRNNILKKGLLVTFIDNHDMERFGKGVTPNITKQALGLLLTLPGLPVIYYGTEQYFEETRASMFKNGWGSMGQDHFNVESDMYKFIKEAIEFRKSHPATRYGEVKVLLSEKRGAGLLVYTLTSEQEELFVVLNTSNEPRITNFKSHYDPGTVLEPIYNATGGTSTPIVVKEQGYITFRIPGRSLTIFAVSKQKEEVYKPNVYVNIGVKSGEKVTKLYEVKGETNARTVYLYIDRKVENELKIEPKDGKFSFVIDPFKLDPGEHTLLIRAVGRNVKDTIYTEEILFYVELEKKLLAETKDELDDDVGPFGTYLYPTDVTFKRQMDILEAKVESIGSTLIISVKPRDLTKSWGPPFGFDHVTYQIFIDDPKKVGVKFLPLQNYEFSDWDWDYEIFATGWSSAIYTAQGARKDKFGIQVGSPEIFVEDGWVKMIIKGDWIGNPSDFAGWTIYITSWDYDGIESKFRPLQQEPKAYIMGGGNPTDPLIMDDCWLEIK, from the coding sequence ATGCATAGACACAGTAGTAAAACACTGTTGGTTTTCCTGATAGTTATCGTTCAGGCATTTACTGTTTTCGCAGATGTAGCAACCTTTTTAAAAGGCACATGGGCAGATAGAGTGCTTTACATGATAATGATCGATCGATTCAACGATGGAGATCCATCAAACAACAACCAAGCAACTGTAGAATACAACCCGAGAGATGGGGCCAAGTACAGTGGTGGTGATTTGAAAGGAATCATAGACAAAATCAATTATATAAAAGGCTTGGGAGTTGATGGTATATGGATCACACCGCCAGTAGCTAACCAGTGGTGGGATCCCTGGGTAAATTACGGTGGATATCATGGATATTGGGCTCGTGATTTTAAAAAGGTTGATGAGCATTTCGGAAATTTACAAGATTATAAAAATCTTGCGGACATTCTTCATAAAAACAATATGTATCTGATACAAGATATAGTAGTAAATCACGTTGGAAACTATTTCAGATTTAGAAACGGAAAATTTGAATTAAACACTGGAAGTATTCCAACAAGTGCGCCAACACAGTATCCATTCAACCTAAATAACTACAACGATCCTCAACAAAGAGAAAAAGCGATCTATCATTGGACACCAGATATAAGTAACTACAACGATCCTGTCCAAAAGTTGAACTACCAAATGAGTGGATTAGACGATCTGAACACCGAGAATCCTGAAGTTGTTAAGGCACTTAAAGAATCTTATACATATTGGATAAAAGAAGTAGGAGTGGATGGCTTCAGGGTTGATACTGCTATGTACGTTCCAAAAACATTTTTTGATGATTTCTTTAAATCAGCAGATGGTGTTTTCAGTTTGAAAAAAGACTTCATAGCGTTCGGCGAAACCTGGCTTTCTTCAAGGCCATACGAATCCACATCAGACTATGAGATTTCATCTTATTTTGAACATGGATTTAACTCTATGCTTGATTTTACACTAATGGAGGAAATAAGAAGAGTTATAAAAGGTGGACAGCCTACAGATTACCTTGCTTACCGACTTGAATTAAGAAACAACATCCTTAAGAAGGGACTACTTGTAACATTCATAGACAACCACGATATGGAACGATTCGGAAAAGGTGTGACACCGAATATAACAAAACAAGCGCTTGGTTTGTTACTTACTCTACCTGGCCTCCCTGTAATATACTATGGTACAGAACAATACTTTGAAGAAACAAGAGCTTCCATGTTCAAAAATGGCTGGGGCTCTATGGGTCAAGATCATTTCAATGTTGAAAGTGATATGTACAAATTCATAAAGGAAGCTATAGAATTTAGAAAATCGCACCCAGCAACTCGGTACGGTGAAGTTAAGGTTTTGCTTTCTGAAAAACGTGGTGCTGGTCTTCTTGTTTACACATTAACATCGGAGCAAGAAGAACTTTTTGTGGTGCTGAATACGTCAAATGAACCGAGAATAACGAATTTCAAATCTCATTATGATCCTGGTACAGTACTTGAACCAATATACAACGCAACAGGGGGTACAAGTACACCAATAGTTGTAAAAGAACAAGGATACATAACATTTAGAATCCCGGGAAGAAGTCTTACCATATTCGCGGTATCAAAGCAAAAAGAAGAAGTATACAAACCTAACGTATATGTAAATATTGGAGTAAAAAGCGGAGAGAAAGTGACAAAACTTTATGAAGTCAAAGGAGAAACCAATGCAAGAACAGTATATCTTTACATTGACAGAAAAGTTGAAAATGAATTGAAAATAGAACCAAAAGATGGAAAGTTCTCATTCGTTATCGATCCGTTCAAACTTGATCCAGGTGAACACACGCTACTTATTAGAGCAGTGGGAAGAAATGTTAAAGATACAATTTACACCGAGGAAATCCTGTTCTACGTAGAACTCGAGAAGAAGCTACTCGCTGAAACAAAAGATGAATTGGACGACGATGTTGGTCCTTTTGGTACATATTTATACCCAACTGATGTAACATTTAAACGTCAGATGGACATCCTTGAAGCCAAAGTTGAAAGTATAGGGAGTACTCTGATAATCTCTGTCAAACCGAGAGATCTTACAAAAAGTTGGGGACCTCCTTTTGGATTCGATCATGTTACGTATCAAATATTCATAGACGATCCAAAAAAGGTAGGTGTGAAATTCCTACCATTACAAAATTATGAGTTTTCTGATTGGGACTGGGACTATGAAATATTTGCAACAGGTTGGTCAAGTGCCATTTACACCGCTCAAGGAGCAAGAAAGGATAAGTTTGGTATTCAAGTTGGTTCTCCAGAAATCTTTGTAGAAGATGGATGGGTGAAGATGATAATTAAAGGTGACTGGATCGGTAATCCGAGCGATTTCGCTGGTTGGACGATATACATCACAAGTTGGGACTACGACGGTATTGAAAGCAAATTTAGACCACTACAACAAGAACCAAAAGCCTACATAATGGGTGGAGGCAATCCCACAGACCCATTGATAATGGACGATTGCTGGCTTGAGATAAAGTGA
- a CDS encoding Na+/H+ antiporter NhaC family protein gives MEHYGWLSLLPPVLTVALALITKEVVFSLFTGVFVGYLIVNNWNPLAALISSTDGIAKSLNDGWNIRIVLFCALLGAFVGLMQATGAAHAFGRWMASKVKSRVGTLMITWLFGIFIFIDDYFNSLTIGTVMRPVTDEQKISRAKLAYILDSTAAPVSVLAPISSWVVTIMSIIKGSDGFSKLGVSEFTFFIMLIPINLYAILAILMVLQTTLRKDFGPMARSEKRAIKGLGLYDESFGQPTGEIREEIVVKERAKAIDMVLPILVLVGLAVVFFPITTYLGAIDGENIHNFREAVKSMSLKDAFNNTDASKALFYASIYTLVFSSIYFMLRGLLTIQKVGEAIISGIKSMVPALVILTLAWTIGSVIKSSPADGGLGLSKFLAHVVTTGNFPIWALPVVVFLIAAAISFSTGTSWGTFSIMIPITMPIAVALAEKSGAGLMNTALVSIGAAVGGAIFGDHCSPISDTTILSSTGAACPHLEHVTTQIPYAVFVMIVSAIGYFIAGIFDNPIGGLVSAVIVFFVSYEVVSRFWKERESE, from the coding sequence ATGGAACATTATGGTTGGCTTAGTCTTCTGCCGCCTGTTTTGACGGTTGCTTTAGCTTTGATAACGAAAGAAGTTGTCTTTTCACTTTTTACTGGTGTCTTTGTTGGTTATCTTATTGTGAACAACTGGAATCCTCTCGCAGCCTTGATCAGTTCAACTGATGGCATTGCAAAGTCTTTGAACGATGGTTGGAACATAAGAATTGTGCTCTTCTGTGCTTTACTTGGTGCCTTTGTCGGACTAATGCAGGCAACAGGTGCGGCACATGCTTTTGGAAGGTGGATGGCTTCTAAGGTTAAGAGCAGGGTCGGAACTCTTATGATCACCTGGTTGTTTGGAATTTTTATATTCATCGATGATTATTTTAATTCGCTAACGATAGGTACGGTTATGAGACCTGTTACAGATGAGCAAAAGATTTCTCGAGCAAAACTTGCTTATATTCTAGATTCAACGGCTGCACCTGTTAGTGTTCTAGCTCCTATATCGAGTTGGGTTGTTACCATAATGAGTATTATTAAAGGTTCAGATGGTTTTTCAAAACTTGGTGTGAGTGAATTTACATTTTTTATAATGCTCATACCAATAAATTTGTATGCTATTTTGGCTATTTTAATGGTTTTACAGACAACACTTCGAAAAGACTTTGGGCCTATGGCGAGAAGTGAGAAGAGAGCAATAAAAGGCTTAGGTTTGTACGATGAAAGCTTTGGACAACCAACAGGAGAAATAAGGGAAGAGATTGTAGTAAAAGAGCGTGCTAAGGCAATTGATATGGTCTTACCTATATTGGTTCTCGTTGGATTAGCTGTGGTCTTTTTTCCTATTACAACTTATCTTGGAGCAATCGATGGTGAGAATATACATAACTTCAGAGAGGCTGTAAAGTCGATGAGTTTAAAAGATGCATTTAACAACACAGACGCTTCAAAAGCTTTATTTTATGCTTCAATATATACACTTGTATTCTCCTCAATTTATTTTATGTTAAGAGGGTTACTCACTATTCAAAAGGTAGGAGAAGCTATTATTAGTGGTATAAAATCGATGGTACCTGCACTTGTTATACTAACACTTGCTTGGACGATAGGTAGTGTTATAAAGTCATCTCCTGCAGACGGTGGACTTGGTCTTTCCAAATTTTTAGCCCACGTTGTCACAACTGGTAACTTCCCAATTTGGGCACTTCCTGTGGTTGTTTTTCTTATTGCTGCAGCAATCTCGTTCTCTACTGGTACAAGTTGGGGAACATTTTCAATAATGATACCTATTACTATGCCCATAGCAGTTGCACTTGCTGAAAAATCAGGAGCAGGTCTTATGAATACTGCTTTAGTTTCAATAGGTGCTGCGGTTGGTGGAGCCATATTCGGAGATCATTGTTCTCCAATTTCTGATACTACAATACTGTCTTCCACAGGTGCCGCTTGTCCACATCTTGAGCATGTTACGACGCAAATACCGTACGCAGTGTTTGTAATGATCGTTTCCGCAATAGGATATTTCATCGCAGGAATTTTTGATAATCCAATTGGGGGATTGGTATCTGCCGTAATTGTTTTCTTCGTAAGCTACGAAGTTGTTTCAAGGTTTTGGAAAGAACGAGAATCTGAATAA
- a CDS encoding M15 family metallopeptidase: MLDNLEKLQSDFKQLAHKFVERCREDGIKVKIYNTLRTKEEQEALFLQGRAPVEVVNTARKKVGLTPISAQENKIVTLSKDSPHCYGLAFDFVPIVNGKVIWNDDKLWEKCGKIAEKLGLEWGGRWKDFPDKPHVQMKNWKRYVKSMI; this comes from the coding sequence ATGTTAGACAATTTGGAAAAACTACAAAGTGATTTCAAGCAATTGGCTCATAAATTCGTTGAAAGATGTCGCGAAGATGGAATAAAAGTCAAGATTTACAACACATTGAGAACAAAAGAAGAGCAGGAAGCTTTATTCTTGCAAGGAAGAGCTCCTGTCGAGGTAGTAAACACCGCAAGAAAAAAGGTTGGTCTAACACCCATATCGGCTCAAGAAAATAAAATAGTAACTCTGTCGAAAGATTCTCCACATTGTTACGGACTCGCGTTTGACTTTGTCCCTATTGTAAACGGCAAAGTTATTTGGAATGATGACAAACTGTGGGAAAAATGTGGTAAGATCGCTGAAAAGCTTGGTCTTGAATGGGGTGGAAGATGGAAGGATTTTCCTGACAAACCACATGTGCAAATGAAAAACTGGAAAAGGTATGTGAAGAGTATGATATAA
- a CDS encoding ferritin family protein codes for MTGKDLLAIAIKVEGTGYSYYMKLSEKVSGELKNLFQELANQERDHAKRFEEIMKKYENESNFATWQNEEVMGYAETYAKTFIFPEVEKEDIPETLLGALRKAIEVEKDSIIYYNEIKMLVPDPKPVEEIIKEEKDHLKKLSEKLKSEDISMYSEGSMI; via the coding sequence ATGACAGGTAAAGATTTGTTAGCGATAGCTATCAAGGTAGAGGGAACCGGCTATTCTTACTATATGAAGTTATCTGAAAAAGTTTCTGGGGAATTAAAAAATCTTTTTCAAGAACTTGCCAATCAAGAAAGAGATCATGCAAAACGCTTTGAAGAAATTATGAAGAAGTACGAAAACGAAAGCAATTTTGCAACATGGCAAAACGAAGAAGTGATGGGTTACGCTGAAACTTACGCTAAGACGTTCATCTTTCCAGAGGTGGAAAAAGAAGACATACCTGAAACACTGCTTGGAGCATTAAGGAAGGCAATTGAAGTTGAAAAAGACTCTATAATATACTATAATGAAATCAAAATGCTTGTTCCAGATCCAAAACCAGTAGAAGAAATAATAAAAGAGGAAAAAGATCATCTAAAAAAATTAAGCGAGAAGCTAAAAAGTGAAGACATATCAATGTATAGTGAAGGTAGCATGATATAA